The nucleotide window GGTGAGCACGGCGTAACAGAGGCTGCCGCCCATGCCGGTGAGGGCGTAGGCCGCAGTCATCACCGGTGCGGGTACGGCAGGGTTGGCGGCCAGTGCAATCAGCACCAGCACATGCAGCCCGCAGGCCGTGCCATACACGGTGAGCGGCGCCACGCCATGAGCGCTGAGCCGGGTGGCTAGCTGGCCCCAGCCGAGTGCGCCGACGGCACCCGCCAGCATCATCCATAGCAGTGCCTGCCCGACCGCCGCCTCGCCGAGCCCGCCGACTTGCCGCAACCACTGGCCTACCCAGAGTCCCTGCATCGCCATATGCGAACCGAGCGCCAGTCCGGCCACGGTGGCCAGTGACCAGAACGCCCGTGAGCGGAAGATCGACACGGTGCCGGCAAGGTTCTCGCGCAGCGACTCATGCTCGCCCTCATGCGGCTTTTCCGGCGCGACGAACCACAGCAGCAGGCTGGCAGCCAGCCCTACCGAAGCCGCAGCCATGAAGGCACCGACGATCCCTGTGGTGCCGACCAGCCAGGCGACCGGCACGGTGGAGACAACGGCGCCGACGAGCCCCCATACATGCACCCAGCCATTCATGGCCGGCAGCTCGCGCAGGCTGAACCATTGCGCGTTGTGCTTGATCGAGGTCATCAAGGCGCCCGACACCCCCAGTCCGATCAGCGCGCGCGCGAGCAAGAGCACCGATTCTCGCTGGCCTACGGCAAACAGCAGACAGCCGGCCACGGCGATCAGCAGCAAGGTGGCATTGACGCGGCGCGGCCCGAAGCGGTCGATGGCGAGGCCGATGGGCAGTTGGGCGGCGGCAAAGGTGAGGAAGTAGACCGAGGTCAGCAGGCCCAGCCCCGCCTCGCTGATGCCCAGGTCGGCAATCAGCCGTGGCGCAATGGCAGCATTGATGGTGCGCAAGCCATACGAGAAGAAATAGCCGAGCGCAAACGGGGCCAGCAGGGGGATGACATGGGGGCGGTTCATGGCGCTATTGTGCCTTAGTACCGCAAGGTGCAAGGCAACGCGCATTGCACCATCCCCCCCCGTGTTCCGGCGTTACGGTGGTGCAGTGCGGCCTCTGGCCTTGTTGCACCCTACGGAATCCGGGGGCTTAGTGCGTTGTGGTGGCGCGCTGTCGCTGGCACAGGGCCAGGTAATCCGGCGAGGGCTTGTCGAGGTAGTACCCCTGCACCATGTCCACGCCCATCTCCACCAGCATGTCGAGCGTTTCCTGATTCTCGACAAACTCGGCCACCGTGCGCTTGCCCATGTCGCGGGCGATGGAGGCCATGCCCTTCACGAACACCTGGCTGTCGTGATCACGCGGGAGGTCGCGGATGAACAGGCCGTCAATCTTGAGCACATGGGCTTTGAGGTGCTTGAGATAGGCAAACGAAGAGAAGCCCGCGCCGAAGTCATCGAGGCAGACTGTGCAGCCGGTATCGCGCAGGGCCTCGATAAAGCGCTGGGCATCGCGCATATCGCTGACAGCGGCGGTTTCGGTCAGCTCCACCATCAGCCGGTCTGGCGGAACGGCGTATTCGATCAGCAGGCCGCTGATGAATTCGGGCAGGCTGGTTTCATCGAAGCTGCGGCCGGAAATATTGACGGCGACCGAGGGCATTTCCGGGTGCGCCGCCAGTAGGCGGATGCTCTCGCGGATGACCCAGCGGTCGATATCCAGAATCTTGCCGCTGCGCTCGGCATGCGGAATGAAGTGGCCCGGCGGGATGATCTTGTTCGGATCGCTCGGGTCCTTCATCCGCACCAGTGCCTCAAGGTGGGCCACGCTCAGGGTGGTGGCCTCGTAGATGCCCTGGAAGTAGAGCACCAGTCCATCGTTCTCCAGCGCCTGCTGGATGCGTTCGTTCCAGGTCAGGCGGTTGACCATTTCGCGGCTGGCGTCACGCTCGGCCTGATACATGCGCCAGGTTGCCTTGCCGGCGCTCTTGGCTTGATACATCGCGGTGTCGGCGTGGGCCACCAGGTCTTCCGCCGTTTCTGCATGCTGCGGATACATGGCCACGCCCAGGCTGGAAGACAGGCGCAGTTGCTGGTTGTCGACCGTGAACTGGATATTGGCCACGGTACTGATCACCCGGCCGGCGAGATGGCCGACTTCGGATTCCTTGCAGTTGGGGACCAGGATGGCGAACTCGTCACCGCCGAGGCGAGCAAAGAACTCGTTGCGGCGTACCTGGTGAGAGATGTCCTGGGCCACGCGCTTGAGCAGATCGTCGCCTGCACCGTGACCGAAGGTATCGTTCACGTACTTGAATTCGTCGAGGTCGAAATACAGCACGGCAATGGCATCGTTGGCGCGTTCGGCGTCAATCAGCATGCGTTCGAGCTGTTCCTGGAAGGCATGACGGTTATGCAGGCCGGTCAGCGCATCGCGCTCGGCCAGGAAGACCATGCGTTCATTGAGGAAGTGAGCCTGGGTGACATCCTCATAGACCCACAGCTTGCCGGTGAAGATGCCCATATCGTCACAGACCGTGTAGCACTGTTGGGTCAGGATGCGCCCATCATTCATGCTCAGGTCACTGGGGAAGGCGCCTGTGGTGGCGGGGTTGTTGTCGGCGACCAGATGGCTGGCAAAGTCGTAGTTCTGCGGCCGGTTCAGCGCGTTCTGGAGAATCTGCCCCATGGGCTTGCCGACCACGGTCGTGCTCTCGTCAATCAGCCACAGGGTTTTGAAGGCGGGGTTGTGGAACACCACCACATTGTCGTTATCGACAAACAGCACCCCCAGACGCATGGCCGAGAGCAGTGCGGTCAGGCGGGCGCGCTCGGATTCGGCGCGGCTCAGATAGGTTTCGTTGAGTGCCTGTGATTGCTGCAGCTCGTAGACGGCGCGCTTGAGCGCCAGCCTGTCTTCCTTGAGCTGGCTGTTGTCGCGGATGGAGGCCCGGATACCCAGATATTGCGCCTGGGCATCGTAAATGGGCTGCCAGCTCATGGCGGCCCAGAAGGTCTTGCCATCGCGCTTCATGGCGCGGAACTCGAAATCCTGTCCGGCCGTGCCGGTCAATGCTTCGCGCAGGGTATCGGCCAGACGCGCGCGCTCCTCAAGGGCGGCGAGCGGGGCCGGAAAGTGGGCCATTTCCACGCATTCGCTAACGGAATAGCCGGTCAGCCGCGTAACCGAAGCATTCACCCAGACCAACTTGCCCTCGGGGTTGAGCCACAGTTCCACGCCGTAGGTGTAGTCGGCAATGGCGAGGAATTTCTCCTCACTTTGCTTGAGGGCGTCCAGTCGTTCCTGGATGCCTGCCGACATCTGGTTGAAGCGTTCCGCCAGCTTGCTGATCTCGTCATTGCCTTCGACTTCGATCACGCTCGGTACATGGCTGCTGGTCTGCTGTTCGGCCGCCTCGATAAGCTTGTACAGGCGGCGGGTCAGCCAGAAACCGATCAGCGCCAGCAGCAGGGCGGAGAACACGGCACCGACGACAACCACGCTGGCGATCTGCCAGACGATACGGTCGGCGGATTCGCTAAGCAGTTCGGTGGAAATGCCGAAACGCAGGGTGCCGTATTGCTGGCCGGCCAGTTCGATGGGTGTGCTGATATGCAGCACGGTCGGAATACGCTGGCCCGAGGCCAGCCGGCTGATGGTATCGACCGGCGGCAGGGGGGTGCCATTGCCACTGCTGTCGATATCCCAGCCCTGCTTGGCCACGACCTTGTTCTGACGGTCGAACAGCACCAGGTAGTCGATGCCCTCGGCTGAGCGCACGCCATTGAGCAACTCGGCGGCCGGCGCGTAATCGAGCGCCGCCATGTGCGGGGCGATCGAGGCATTGAGCAGCCGCGATAGCTCCTGCACCCGCACATCGGTGGCCTTGAGCACCATCTCCGACCAGACCTTGTTGGCACTGCTCAATAGCACCAGCAACACGGCGAACTGCACCACGAGGATGGAGAGGACGAGGCGTGCGCGCAGGGTGCGGAAGAAGGGGACCTGCATGGTCAGCAGACTATTCCGTGTCGAGACGGCGTTGAAGTTCGGTTACAAAGGGTTCCATGATGGCCAGCTCGCCGGGTTTCACCGGGTCCAGCCCGCTGAAACCCAGACGGGCGGCAAAACTGTCGCCGTTTTCGCGTGAGTTCACAAAGCCTGCCAAGCTATCGATATAGCGTTTGCGTTCGGCTGGCGCCAGCTTGGCATCGGCCAGTACCACCATATGGGGCAGAGACTGGGTCTCTCCCACCACACGCAACGCCGAGCGGATGTCGACCGGCAGGTTGGCAAAAGCGGTTTTATTGATGATGGCGGCGCGGGCATCCCCCTGCAGCAGGGCAATGGCGGCGGCATTGTGGAAAGCGTAGTAGCGCGTATGGACCTGCAGGCCCTGCTTCTTGAGCCAGGCCTCGCCCAGCATGGCGGTTACGGTCAGGGCATCGGGCAAGGCTATGGTCTGTTTGTTGAGGTCGCTGATCTGCAGCGCCTCGCCCCCGCGGGGCACCACCACCAGACCGGATAGCCGGGTGCGGCCGATCAGGGCTGGCAGGTAGCCGGCATGGAGTTCGGCATAGCGCGCGGTATGCGGGCCGATGATGACAAGGTCGAACTCATGTTGCTCGATGCGGCGTACGAACTGGCGGTAGTCGGGCGCTGTCAGCAGTACCACGGGGCGACCCAGCTGCTTTTCCATGGCGTCGCGCATGGGCTGGAAGCTGGACACCAGCAGGCGCGGCGTAAAGAACGGTTCAATACCGATATGGATCTCCTTGCCGGCCGCTTGCACAAGCAGGCTGCAGCAGCAGGCCAGCAGAAGCAGGAATCTCGGCAAGGTGGGTCTCCTCGGTATGCCCGTCCGTCCATGTCGGGCGGGTCGTGGGCGCAGCAGCGTGAAGCTATAAGGTCTTGATAAACACCTTTGAGCGCCGTTGCCAGTTATAGAGGGTTTTTTTCTTCATGGGCAGGGCTTCCACATCGGCGGGCTTGAAGCCACGTTCGATAAACCAGTGCGCCGTGCGGGTGGTCAGTACGAACAGTTGGCGGATACGCAAACGCCGCGCTTCGCGCTCCATATGCCGCAGCAGCTGTTCGCCACGGCCGCCATCGCGGTAGTCGGGGTGCACGGCCAGGCCTGCCAGTTCGGCGATATCGGATTCTTCAAAGGTATACAGCGCCACCGAGCCGATGATCTTGCGATCATGCTCCAGCACGGCAAAGCGTTCGATCTCGCGTTCCAGCAGCTCGCGCGAGCGTTTGACCAGGACGCCCTGGTCTTCCAGCGGCTCGATCAGCGCAAGGATGCCGCCCACGTCGTCGATGGTGGCGCGCCGCAGGGTCTCCAGCGGTTCGCGCGAGATCATGGTGCCGATGCCTTCGTGGGTGAACAGCTCGGTCAGCAGTGCGCCGTCCAGATGGCGCGAGATCAGGTGGGCGCGCTTCACGCCGTGGCGCACGGCGCGGATGCAGCAAGGCAGGTAGAAATCGATATCGTCGGCGATATGCTGGTCACTGCGCAGGTACTGCTCGGCCTCGGCCGCGGTCAGCTCGTTGAGCAGGGTGCCTTCCTCGTCCACCACGCCGGGCTGGTCCAGCAGGAAGATCAGCTTGTCGGCCTGCAGGGCCACGGCGGCGCTGGTGGCGACGTCTTCCACCGTGAGGTTGAAGGCCTCACCCGTGGGCGAGTAGCCCACCGGGGAGAGGAGGATGGTCTCGCCGAATTCCAACCGGTCTTTCATGGCGGCGACGTCGATCTTGCGGACCTCGCCGCTGTACTGCATGTCGAGCCCGTCACGCACACCGAAGGGCTGCGCGGTGAGGAAGTTGCCCCCTGCGACGCGGATATCGGCATTGGCCATGGGCGAGTTGGGCAAACCCATGGACAGCGAGGCTTCGATCTCGAAACGGACCTGACCAATGGCTTGGAGCACGGCGGGTACGCTGTCGCGGTCGGTAATCCGTACGCCACGGTCAAAGCGGCAGGGTAGGCCCGCTTCCGTCAGGCGCTCGTTGATCTGGGGGCGCGCACCATGAACCAGCACCAGATTCACGCCCAGGCTGACCAGGGTGTTGAGGTCGTGCGCCAGCGAGAAGAAATCACCATCCCGGACCAGATCGCCGCCAAACGCGACCACAAAGGTACGGTTACGGAAGGCGTGGATATAGGGCGCGGCCTGGCGGAACCAGAAGACGAATTCGGGAGAACCAATATCGGGCATGCGGGCG belongs to Chitinimonas sp. BJYL2 and includes:
- the argA gene encoding amino-acid N-acetyltransferase, whose product is MPDIGSPEFVFWFRQAAPYIHAFRNRTFVVAFGGDLVRDGDFFSLAHDLNTLVSLGVNLVLVHGARPQINERLTEAGLPCRFDRGVRITDRDSVPAVLQAIGQVRFEIEASLSMGLPNSPMANADIRVAGGNFLTAQPFGVRDGLDMQYSGEVRKIDVAAMKDRLEFGETILLSPVGYSPTGEAFNLTVEDVATSAAVALQADKLIFLLDQPGVVDEEGTLLNELTAAEAEQYLRSDQHIADDIDFYLPCCIRAVRHGVKRAHLISRHLDGALLTELFTHEGIGTMISREPLETLRRATIDDVGGILALIEPLEDQGVLVKRSRELLEREIERFAVLEHDRKIIGSVALYTFEESDIAELAGLAVHPDYRDGGRGEQLLRHMEREARRLRIRQLFVLTTRTAHWFIERGFKPADVEALPMKKKTLYNWQRRSKVFIKTL
- a CDS encoding EAL domain-containing protein, with product MQVPFFRTLRARLVLSILVVQFAVLLVLLSSANKVWSEMVLKATDVRVQELSRLLNASIAPHMAALDYAPAAELLNGVRSAEGIDYLVLFDRQNKVVAKQGWDIDSSGNGTPLPPVDTISRLASGQRIPTVLHISTPIELAGQQYGTLRFGISTELLSESADRIVWQIASVVVVGAVFSALLLALIGFWLTRRLYKLIEAAEQQTSSHVPSVIEVEGNDEISKLAERFNQMSAGIQERLDALKQSEEKFLAIADYTYGVELWLNPEGKLVWVNASVTRLTGYSVSECVEMAHFPAPLAALEERARLADTLREALTGTAGQDFEFRAMKRDGKTFWAAMSWQPIYDAQAQYLGIRASIRDNSQLKEDRLALKRAVYELQQSQALNETYLSRAESERARLTALLSAMRLGVLFVDNDNVVVFHNPAFKTLWLIDESTTVVGKPMGQILQNALNRPQNYDFASHLVADNNPATTGAFPSDLSMNDGRILTQQCYTVCDDMGIFTGKLWVYEDVTQAHFLNERMVFLAERDALTGLHNRHAFQEQLERMLIDAERANDAIAVLYFDLDEFKYVNDTFGHGAGDDLLKRVAQDISHQVRRNEFFARLGGDEFAILVPNCKESEVGHLAGRVISTVANIQFTVDNQQLRLSSSLGVAMYPQHAETAEDLVAHADTAMYQAKSAGKATWRMYQAERDASREMVNRLTWNERIQQALENDGLVLYFQGIYEATTLSVAHLEALVRMKDPSDPNKIIPPGHFIPHAERSGKILDIDRWVIRESIRLLAAHPEMPSVAVNISGRSFDETSLPEFISGLLIEYAVPPDRLMVELTETAAVSDMRDAQRFIEALRDTGCTVCLDDFGAGFSSFAYLKHLKAHVLKIDGLFIRDLPRDHDSQVFVKGMASIARDMGKRTVAEFVENQETLDMLVEMGVDMVQGYYLDKPSPDYLALCQRQRATTTH
- a CDS encoding phosphate/phosphite/phosphonate ABC transporter substrate-binding protein, translating into MPRFLLLLACCCSLLVQAAGKEIHIGIEPFFTPRLLVSSFQPMRDAMEKQLGRPVVLLTAPDYRQFVRRIEQHEFDLVIIGPHTARYAELHAGYLPALIGRTRLSGLVVVPRGGEALQISDLNKQTIALPDALTVTAMLGEAWLKKQGLQVHTRYYAFHNAAAIALLQGDARAAIINKTAFANLPVDIRSALRVVGETQSLPHMVVLADAKLAPAERKRYIDSLAGFVNSRENGDSFAARLGFSGLDPVKPGELAIMEPFVTELQRRLDTE
- a CDS encoding nitrate/nitrite transporter, with product MNRPHVIPLLAPFALGYFFSYGLRTINAAIAPRLIADLGISEAGLGLLTSVYFLTFAAAQLPIGLAIDRFGPRRVNATLLLIAVAGCLLFAVGQRESVLLLARALIGLGVSGALMTSIKHNAQWFSLRELPAMNGWVHVWGLVGAVVSTVPVAWLVGTTGIVGAFMAAASVGLAASLLLWFVAPEKPHEGEHESLRENLAGTVSIFRSRAFWSLATVAGLALGSHMAMQGLWVGQWLRQVGGLGEAAVGQALLWMMLAGAVGALGWGQLATRLSAHGVAPLTVYGTACGLHVLVLIALAANPAVPAPVMTAAYALTGMGGSLCYAVLTARFPVALAGRVNTSVNLLIFAVAFGLQAGAGYLLALLGSQFGLSTPQAYTALLLGLAAIIATTLAWALFDKPHPGPASAS